The Pyrenophora tritici-repentis strain M4 chromosome 10, whole genome shotgun sequence genome contains a region encoding:
- a CDS encoding Phox proteiny (PX) domain protein, with amino-acid sequence MQSLPDARSQSFEELYGPPENFLEIESRAQVRNPMTHGVGRGMYTTYEIVMRTNIPAFKLKSSTVRRRYSEFEAFRDILERESARVTIPPLPGKVLTNRFSDDVIEHRREGLQRFLQIVVGHPLLQTGSKVLAAFVQDPNWDRHAW; translated from the exons ATGCAGTCGCTACCAGATGCACGATCGCAAAGCTTCGAGGAGCTGTATGGCCCTCCGGAGAACTTCCTGGAGATCGAG TCGCGTGCACAGGTCAGAAACCCAATGACGCATG GCGTCGGTCGCGGCATGTACACAACCTACGAAATCGTGATGCGCACCAACATTCCCGCCTTCAAGCTCAAGTCGTCGACCGTACGCCGCCGGTACAGCGAATTCGAAGCATTCCGCGATATCCTGGAGCGCGAATCAGCGCGCGTAACCATACCGCCCCTGCCGGGCAAGGTGCTCACAAATCGCTTCTCAGACGATGTGATTGAGCACCGACGGGAAGGCCTCCAGCGCTTTCTGCAGATAGTAGTTGGCCATCCACTGCTGCAGACTGGCAGCAAAGTGCTGGCTGCTTTTGTACAAG ATCCGAACTGGGACAGACATGCCTGGTAG
- a CDS encoding WD40 repeat protein → MKAAPLLVSWHDENAPIYSAHFEPHGKGRLATAGGDNNVRLWNVETHGEERKVTYLSSLVKHTQAVNVVRWCPRGEMLASAGDDGNVLLWVPAENQTTHTNFEDGLENKETWRVKAMCRSIGSEIYDLAWSPDGVFFITGSMDNIARIYNAQTGSIVRQIAEHNHYVQGVAWDPLNEYIATQSSDRSVHIYTLKNKDGQFSLAQHSKVTRMDLPARRVSSNSPAPPDFGGRASFVGDAMAIGSPVPSMPGTPQSLALPNMHPPPTSHSRRSSFGSTTSPSVRRSASPAPSMPLPAVMPNSPSISSIGTLGIRNAPIYFNETLTSFFRRLTFAPDGSLLFTPAGQYKALHPSVGEAKPAEDITNTVYIYTRAGLNKPPVAYLPGHKKPSVAVRCSPVYYTLRQAAPPTRQITIDTSNMDDEIPSLPEPVMPSKPPTSHSSMDPPPITSAPSPSPSLSAPSPKPTDGDAFTPTVPPAGPTAAFTLPYRMIYAVATQDAIHIYDTQQQKPLCIVSNLHFATFTDITWSNDGSMLLMTSSDGFCSSITFAPGELGEKYTGPLAVHSRAQQPPAAINTTTGHASNTSTPTPTPTTGSMSGTATATAPPMQRQPSAGFPASPSSFVPARPGSPTRSNSVSSIATASSFAPGAGDQSNMNAPTPAMSSVPSIAAANSGPVPMWTPPLTPAHGQHGSHSANSSVSGIPNIGQIGRRESERSESDRDDGLSTSKKRELHSVPEGNVEEVRESKRRRIAPTPIMMTEEDDSAIASTEEHTATTQAQSQQ, encoded by the exons ATGAAGGCTGCTCCGCTCCTGGTGTCCTGGCACGACGAGAATGCCCCCATTTACTCAGCCCACTTTGAACCACACGGCAAGGGACGTCTGGCGACAGCTGGAGGCGACAATAATGTCAGG CTTTGGAACGTGGAGACGCACGGCGAAGAGCGCAAAGTCACGTATTTATCATCACTCGTAAAACACACGCAGGCCGTCAATGTAGTACGATGGTGTCCACGAG GCGAAATGCTAGCAAGCGCGGGCGACGACGGCAACGTCCTCCTGTGGGTCCCAGCTGAGAACCAAACCACGCACACCAACTTCGAGGACGGCCTTGAAAACAAAGAGACATGGCGAGTCAAGGCCATGTGCAGGTCCATAGGCTCAGAGATCTACGACCTAGCCTGGTCTCCAGACGGCGTCTTCTTCATCACAGGCAGCATGGACAACATTGCTCGCATATACAACGCTCAGACTG GAAGCATCGTACGGCAGATTGCCGAGCATAACCATTATGTCCAGGGCGTGGCCTGGGACCCCTTGAACGAGTACATCGCGACCCAGTCGTCTGATCGGTCTGTCCATATCTACACACTGAAGAACAAGGACGGCCAGTTCTCCTTGGCTCAGCACAGCAAGGTTACCAGAATGGACCTGCCCGCACGCCGTGTATCCTCAAATAGCCCTGCTCCGCCCGACTTCGGTGGCCGAGCGTCCTTCGTCGGTGACGCCATGGCAATTGGCTCGCCTGTCCCATCAATGCCTGGCACTCCACAGTCACTCGCTCTGCCAAATATGCATCCTCCGCCAACATCGCACAGTCGTCGTTCTTCGTTTGGATCTACTACCTCACCATCAGTGAGGCGCTCCGCCTCGCCTGCCCCGTCCATGCCTCTGCCCGCTGTCATGCCAAACTCTCCCAGCATCAGCAGTATTGGTACTCTAGGGATTCGCAACGCACCCATTTACTTCAACGAGACCTTGACATCCTTCTTCCGACGCCTCACGTTTGCTCCAGATGGAAGCTTGTTGTTCACCCCTGCGGGCCAGTACAAAGCACTGCATCCATCAGTTGGCGAAGCAAAACCAGCCGAAGATATCACCAATACGGTCTACATTTACACTCGAGCTGGTCTCAACAAGCCCCCCGTCGCATATCTACCGGGTCACAAAAAGCCTTCAGTTGCGGTCCGTTGCTCACCAGTCTACTACACCCTACGCCAGGCTGCCCCGCCCACGAGACAAATCACTATCGACACTTCGAACATGGATGATGAAATACCGTCTTTGCCAGAGCCCGTCATGCCTTCGAAGCCGCCTACATCACATTCATCCATGGATCCGCCGCCTATCACGAGTGCACCCTCTCCCTCGCCAAGCCTATCAGCACCATCACCCAAACCCACCGATGGCGATGCGTTCACTCCAACCGTCCCGCCTGCTGGACCTACGGCTGCATTTACACTGCCTTACCGCATGATTTATGCTGTCGCAACTCAAGATGCCATCCACATCTACGATACACAACAGCAAAAGCCGTTGTGCATAGTTAGCAACTTGCACTTTGCGACTTTCACAGATATCACCTG GTCTAATGATGGCTCGATGTTGCTAATGACATCATCGGACGGATTCTGTTCTTCGATCACGTTTGCTCCTGGTGAGCTTGGGGAGAAGTACACAGGACCATTAGCTGTCCACAGTCGAGCACAGCAACCACCTGCTGCGATTAATACAACAACTGGTCATGCATCAAACACGTCGACCCCTACTCCGACTCCTACTACAGGAAGTATGTCAGGTACCGCAACAGCCACTGCACCACCCATGCAGAGGCAACCATCTGCCGGCTTTCCTGCTTCACCAAGCTCGTTCGTCCCTGCAAGACCAGGTAGTCCAACAAGGAGCAACTCGGTATCTAGCATAGCTACAGCCTCATCCTTTGCTCCTGGGGCGGGTGACCAGAGTAACATGAACGCGCCAACGCCAGCTATGTCGTCGGTGCCTAGCATAGCGGCTGCAAACTCCGGTCCGGTTCCCATGTGGACACCACCTCTTACACCAGCTCATGGACAGCACGGATCACACAGTGCAAATAGTTCTGTCAGCGGCATCCCCAATATTGGCCAGATTGGTCGAAGAGAAAGCGAGAGGAGCGAGTCGGACCGTGACGACGGTCTGTCTACTTCGAAGAAACGGGAACTTCACTCTGTCCCAGAAGGCAATGTGGAAGAAGTCCGAGAGAGCAAGAGGCGAAGGATCGCACCGACGCCTATAATGATGACAGAGGAGGATGACAGCGCTATCGCTAGCACCGAGGAACATACAGCAACGACGCAAGCACAGAGCCAGCAGTAG
- a CDS encoding protein SCO1-SenC-PrrC, which yields MSAPSRCLATASRNLTTTPAARIAHRTFASTTPNSAALSRQTTTEQTRCVRDIQRTRIHSRKIAGDCQGQTRLFSQSASRSKLKTIDQIKARNKGGPFNLTAGILFIATCGGLWAYFTYEKERLARKRIAEQTKGIGKPKVGGPFQLVDQDGKVFSNEDMLGKYSLVYFGFTHCPDICPDELDKMALMYDKVVAQCGNVLLPIMITCDPARDNPKVLKEYLAEFHPDFIGLTGDYEQIKSVCKAYRVYFSTPSSVKPGQDYLVDHSIYFYLMDPEGDFVEAIGRNFTADQAAKVISDHIKDWEKPLKKETRWE from the exons ATGTCCGCACCGAGCCGGTGCCTGGCCACGGCATCTAGGAATCTTACCACTACACCAGCGGCGCGCATTGCGCATCGGACCTTCGCTTCCACCACACCGAATTCGGCTGCATTATCACGACAGACAACGACAGAGCAGACAAGATGCGTTCGGGATATACAGAGAACACGAATTCACAGCAGGAAGATCGCGGGTGATTGTCAGGGACAGACGCGGTTGTTTTCACAGTCGGCGTCGCGCAGCAAGCTCAAGACGATTGATCAGATCAAGGCGAGGAATAAAGGTGGA CCATTCAACCTCACGGCAGGTATCCTCTTCATCGCAACTTGCGGAGGACTATGGGCCTATTTCACGTACGAGAAAGAGCGACTTGCACGGAAGCGAATAGCAGAGCAAACAAAGGGCATTGGCAAGCCCAAAGTAGGCGGACCATTCCAGCTTGTCGACCAGGACGGCAAGGTATTTAGCAATGAGGACATGCTAGGCAAATACTCATTG GTGTACTTTGGCTTCACCCACTGCCCCGACATTTGCCCCGACGAGCTCGATAAAATGGCCCTCATGTACGACAAAGTTGTGGCCCAGTGCGGCAATGTCCTCCTCCCCATAATGATCACATGCGACCCCGCACGCGATAACCCCAAAGTCCTGAAAGAATACTTAGCCGAATTCCATCCCGACTTCATTGGCTTGACAGGCGACTACGAACAGATCAAGAGCGTTTGCAAAGCATACAGGGTCTACTTTAGTACGCCAAGCAGTGTAAAGCCCGGCCAGGATTACCTAGTAgaccacagcatctactttTATCTGATGG ATCCTGAAGGCGATTTCGTCGAGGCTATTGGCAGGAATTTCACCGCTGATCAAGCGGCTAAAGTCATTTCAGACCATATCAAGGACTGGGAGAAGCCGCTAAAGAAGGAGACGAGATGGGAGTAG
- a CDS encoding CaiC, Acyl-CoA synthetase (AMP-forming)-AMP-acid ligase II: MSALCYLAPAAAAAAASLAYLDGRHGFTYDWPFFYSMISSQIAGAIHERRDTLSLFYDLETHAKSALRANQTFVIFCGRTWTYAQAYDTVLRYGAWLKSRGVDKGDIVAMDFVNSDVFIWVWFGLWSIGAKPAFINYNLTGKPLVHTIKTSTARLVLVDPEGKAKFSEHVLNENGFTRVHGADKVEYTFDMEQLDVPKSVRNQTQTPQAAVEAGAVSEPQSAQRNIEIIFFDDALTSHILTYPPTRLPDAVRSGQKRTSMAMLIYTSGTTGLPKPAVMSWGKCTIASKFTASWLKLKNDVVHTSMPLYHSSASVLGVCAVLGSGNTICLSKKFSHKTFWTEVRDSNATILHYVGETCRYLLSAPASPLDKQHKIRAAFGNGLRPDVWEPFKQRFGIETIYEFYAATEAPIGLFNRSTNTFSSGAIARNGTLGNALLSKKLAIVRMDPESDPPEPVRDPKTGFCQRCDDNEPGELLAKLDAANMENSFQGYYGNEKATSSKILRNVMEKGDAYFRSGDLMRWDDEGRFWFVDRLGDTFRWKAENVSTAEVSQVLGTHPAVDEANVYGVQVPRHDGRAGCAAVVLKNGESAPSEHMLKSLAQHVKKELPAFAVPVWLRFTKEMQLTGTNKQQKTALQKEGIDPQVVEQAGDVIYWLKDGTYVKFTKGDLDIIEGGGVKL; the protein is encoded by the exons ATGTCAG CACTCTGTTATCTCGCCCCTGCAgcggcagcggcagcagcCAGTCTCGCGTACCTTGATGGTCGCCATGGCTTCACTTACGACTGGCCCTTTTTTTATTCCATGATCAGCAGCCAAATCGCAGGCGCCATCCACGAACGACGCGATACCCTCAGTCTCTTCTATGACCTCGAAACACACGCGAAGTCGGCCCTGCGCGCGAACCAAACCTTCGTCATCTTTTGTGGAAGAACATGGACATATGCGCAGGCTTATGACACCGTGCTCAGATATGGAGCGTGGTTGAAGAGTAGGGGGGTGGACAAGGGTGATATTGTCGCAATGGACTTTGTGAACTCGGACGTCTTCATCTGGGTCTGGTTTGGTCTGTGGAGCATTGGCGCGAAGCCTGCTTTTATAAACTATAACCTCACTGGAAAGCCGCTTGTTCATACCATCAAGACAAGCACCGCGCGATTGGTACTGGTAGACCCAGAAGGCAAAGCCAAGTTCAGCGAGCATGTGCTCAACGAGAATGGCTTCACTCGGGTGCATGGCGCAGACAAAGTCGAATATACCTTTGATATGGAGCAGTTGGATGTCCCAAAATCTGTCAGGAACCAGACACAGACGCCACAAGCCGCCGTTGAAGCTGGCGCAGTATCAGAGCCCCAATCCGCCCAGCGAAACATCGAGATCATCTTTTTCGACGACGCGCTCACATCGCACATCCTCACATATCCGCCAACACGCCTCCCAGATGCCGTCCGATCAGGCCAGAAGCGGACCAGCATGGCCATGCTCATCTACACATCAGGCACAACAGGACTACCCAAGCCGGCCGTAATGTCCTGGGGCAAATGCACCATTGCTTCAAAATTCACTGCCAGCTGGCTCAAACTCAAGaatgatgtcgtccacacATCCATGCCGCTCTACCATAGTTCTGCCTCTGTTCTCGGAGTATGTGCAGTGCTTGGGTCAGGAAACACAATCTGCCTATCCAAGAAATTCTCTCACAAGACATTCTGGACCGAAGTCCGCGACTCCAACGCCACCATTCTACACTACGTTGGCGAAACATGTCGCTACCTTCTCTCTGCACCCGCCTCACCCCTCGACAAACAACACAAAATCCGCGCCGCCTTTGGCAACGGCCTAAGACCCGATGTCTGGGAACCCTTTAAGCAGCGCTTCGGCATCGAAACAATCTACGAATTCTACGCCGCTACCGAAGCCCCCATCGGCCTCTTCAACCGCTCCACAAACACCTTCTCCAGCGGCGCAATCGCCCGCAACGGCACATTGGGTAACGCCCTCCTATCCAAGAAACTTGCAATCGTACGCATGGATCCCGAATCCGACCCTCCAGAGCCCGTCCGCGACCCCAAAACAGGCTTCTGCCAACGCTGCGACGATAACGAACCCGGTGAGCTCCTCGCCAAACTTGACGCCGCGAACATGGAGAACAGCTTCCAGGGCTACTACGGCAACGAAAAAGCGACGAGCAGCAAAATCTTACGCAATGTCATGGAAAAGGGCGACGCGTACTTCCGCTCCGGAGACCTAATGCGCTGGGACGACGAAGGGCGATTCTGGTTCGTAGACCGTCTTGGTGACACGTTCCGCTGGAAAGCAGAAAATGTGTCGACGGCTGAAGTAAGCCAAGTCCTCGGCACCCATCCTGCCGTTGACGAAGCGAATGTCTACGGTGTCCAGGTCCCCCGCCACGACGGCCGAGCTGGATGCGCGGCCGTGGTGCTGAAAAATGGCGAATCGGCGCCTAGCGAACACATGCTGAAGTCTCTAGCTCAACATGTAAAGAAAGAACTACCTGCCTTTGCGGTGCCCGTGTGGCTGCGGTTTACAAAGGAAATGCAACTTACCGGTACTAATAAACAGCAGAAGACTGCGTTGCAGAAGGAGGGCATTGATCCGCAGGTTGTGGAGCAGGCGGGTGATGTCATTTACTGGTTAAAGGATGGGACGTATGTCAAGTTTACAAAGGGCGATTTGGATATTATTGAGGGGGGTGGGGTCAAGCTTTGA
- a CDS encoding ProP, Permease major facilitator superfamily, with the protein MEGTNKVDAKKVQEQDVEHQVVYWETSCLGKDDILQLEHTDPILNAKMHLVNNAIDQIGFTGYHWKLFVLNGFGYAVDSLILLIQSIIAGQAALEFHPSYHNGLTIAAYVGMLTGALFWGLTADIMGRKIAFNVSLIICSVFAIVAGASPNWEVLGLFVCLSAFGGGGNLVLDTAVFLEYLPGYRQWMLTLMAAWWGIGQLIAGFLAWGFIPNYSCANPSVDASAAPCTKSNNQGWRYVWYTSGSLVLVMSILRVTIIQLKETPKFLVGEGRDAECVETLQFIAKKYNRPCSLTLELMQECGTVDRARGGKSKWGFGEVGMHLRGLYATKRIGISTTLIWLSWTLIGLAYPLYNVFLPAYLASRGAQFGQTSAYITWRNYTLVNFSGIWGPVLAGWMCGTRLGRKYTMVIGALVTMAFFFAYTQVRTATQNVAFTCIINFCLNIYYGTLYAYTPEVLPSAHRGTGNGIAIGWNRVMGILSAVIATVANTGTPVPIYICAALYIFMAAIAVAFPFEPYGKRSS; encoded by the exons ATGGAGGGAACAAACAAGGTAGACGCAAAGAAGGTGCAGGAGCAGGATGTCGAGCACCAAGTCGTGTATTGGGAAACGAGCTGTTTGGGCAAAGACGATATTCTACAGCTCGAACATACCGATCCCATCCTAAATGCTAAAATGCATCTCGTGAACAATGCGATTGACCAA ATTGGCTTCACTGGATACCATTGGAAG TTATTTGTCCTGAACGGCTTTGGGTACGCAGTCGACTCCCTCATCCTCCTTATCCAATCCATCATCGCCGGTCAAGCCGCCCTCGAATTCCATCCCTCGTACCACAATGGACTTACCATTGCCGCCTATGTCGGTATGCTCACAGGTGCACTCTTCTGGGGTTTGACTGCCGATATCATGGGCCGTAAGATAGCTTTCAACGTCAGTCTTATCATCTGCTCAGTGTTTGCGATTGTAGCTGGCGCAAGTCCAAATTGGGAGGTGCTGGGGTTATTTGTGTGCTTGAGTGCTTTTGGAGGTGGAGGTAACCTGGTATTGGATACTGCAGTTTTCTTGGAGTACCTGCCGGGCTACAGGCAGTGGATGCTCACGCTCATGGCGGCCTGGTGGG GCATCGGCCAGCTTATAGCAGGTTTCCTTGCATGGGGTTTCATTCCAAACTACAGTTGCGCTAATCCTTCCGTCGATGCCAGCGCTGCTCCTTGCACCAAGTCCAACAATCAAGGTTGGCGTTACGTGTGGTACACTTCTGGTTCCCTCGTCTTGGTCATGTCCATTCTTCGCGTCACAATCATACAGCTCAAGGAAACACCAAAATTCCTCGTAGGCGAGGGTAGAGATGCAGAGTGTGTGGAGACATTACAATTCATCGCAAAGAAGTACAACCGCCCCTGTAGCCTCACGCTCGAACTCATGCAGGAATGCGGAACTGTAGATCGCGCTCGAGGGGGGAAGAGCAAATGGGGCTTCGGGGAGGTGGGTATGCATCTTCGCGGATTGTATGCGACCAAACGAATCGGTATCAGCACCACTCTCATCTGGCTCTCCTGGACACTTATCGGCCTTGCTTACCCGCTGTACAACGTTTTCCTGCCGGCTTATCTCGCTTCTCGTGGAGCACAGTTTGGTCAGACTAGCGCATATATCACATGGCGCAACTACACGCTTGTGAACTTCAGCGGTATTTGGGGTCCAGTATTGGCGGGATGGATGTGCGGGACGAGACTGGGAAGGAAGTACACAATGGTCATCGGTGCGCTGGTGACGATGGCATTCTTCTTTGCGTATACGCAGGTCAGGACTGCAACGCAGAATGTTGCATTCACGTGCATCATCAACTTCTGCCTCAACATCTATTACGGTACATT GTATGCGTACACGCCAGAAGTGTTACCCAGCGCGCACCGAGGAACAGGTAACGGAATCGCCATCGGGTGGAACCGTGTCATGGGTATCTTGAGTGCCGTCATTGCTACGGTCGCCAAC ACTGGTACTCCGGTCCCGATCTACATTTGTGCAGCACTGTACATCTTCATGGCTGCCATTGCGGTTGCCTTTCCGTTCGAACCGTATGGGAAGAGAAGCTCATGA